The Manihot esculenta cultivar AM560-2 chromosome 11, M.esculenta_v8, whole genome shotgun sequence genome includes a region encoding these proteins:
- the LOC110625722 gene encoding UPF0481 protein At3g47200-like isoform X2 produces MENTKERIYAAIAFCNLSENEQKKEIQKLIETNELLGRVTIDQTLLQIESKYRVTIFIRLLSQLSPLSAYPASFLVDYFSRGGQLMPHHVQSNQLLEFRDFEPTPSSPDEELSDPTESSNRMKRAALWEESEPSNSGNKKILKAGPRVSVKERGTKGGVKYVPQNRPLLQHHEKQKAGASDQHVIIVPDDEHKHWLRSVEESIKEQVPKLLNKTAGKASCSIFRVPKSLVKIHPEAFQPQIVSIGPYHHGAKHLEMIQQHKRRFLGAVLARTQAFGVGLDDFYKIIAIDEKKIRECYSESTDAYNSRQLIEMLILDGLFIIELLCRVGKLFHDDPDDPIFKSQWIYYSISRDLLRLENQIPFFVLRNLFERSIPADSRKGLSLTELVLSFFQHSMPEHHRKVQERFKDNLEWKHVLDFLRSTFIPSSQEEASKSEDLRLVQPVEKLLASGIKFEQSSTASESFLDIKFKPRGVLEIPRLVTDDFISSFLLNCVAFEQCFKLHSTHFTSYVIFMGCLINTASDAGYLRDHGIIENYFGTDDEVVKYFNEVGKDVLFSVKRSYLAKVFEEVNKYYKNTWHVRWAEFKYTYFGSPWIFISALAAFILLLLTFFQSFFAGYAYFRPPN; encoded by the exons ATGGAAAACACCAAGGAACGGATTTATGCAGCAATTGCGTTCTGTAATCTGTCTGAAAACGAGCAGAAGAAGGAGATTCAGAAGCTGATAGAGACTAATGAATTACTTGGAAGAGTTACAATTGATCAAACGCTTTTGCAAATTGAGTCAAAATATAGAGTTACAATTTTCATCCGGTTGCTCTCTCAACTGTCTCCTCTTTCTGCATACCCAGCTAGCTTCCTCGTTGATTATTTCTCTAGAGGTGGGCAGCTCATGCCTCACCACGTTCAGAG TAACCAACTCCTGGAGTTTAGAGACTTTGAACCTACACCTTCCTCACCTGATGAAGAATTGTCTGATCCAACTGAAAG TTCAAACCGAATGAAACGAGCAGCGCTATGGGAAGAATCTGAGCCCTCAAATTCAGGAAATAAGAAAATACTTAAGGCAGGGCCTCGAGTGTCTGTTAAAGAACGTGGAACCAAAGGGGGAGTTAAGTACGTCCCACAAAATCGACCTCTGCTACAGCATCACGAGAAACAAAAGGCTGGAGCTTCTGATCAACATGTGATCATCGTTCCAGATGATGAACACAAGCACTGGTTAAGATCCGTGGAAGAGAGTATCAAAGAACAAGTCCCAAAATTACTGAATAAAACAGCTGGTAAAGCCTCCTGTTCCATCTTTCGAGTGCCTAAGAGCCTGGTGAAAATTCACCCCGAGGCTTTCCAGCCTCAGATTGTCTCCATTGGACCCTACCACCATGGAGCAAAACACCTTGAGATGATTCAACAACATAAACGGCGATTTCTTGGAGCTGTTCTTGCTCGAACTCAAGCATTCGGTGTTGGACTCGATGATTTTTACAAGATCATAGCAATCGACGAGAAGAAGATAAGGGAGTGTTATTCAGAGAGTACAGATGCGTATAATAGCCGCCAGTTGATTGAAATGCTGATACTTGATGGTCTTTTCATTATTGAGCTCCTGTGCAGAGTCGGAAAGTTATTCCACGATGATCCTGATGATCCTATATTCAAGTCACAGTGGATTTATTATTCCATTTCGAGAGATCTTCTCAGGCTAGAGAACCAAATCCCTTTCTTTGTTCTTCGAAATTTGTTTGAACGATCAATTCCAGCTGATTCAAGAAAAGGCCTCTCCCTGACAGAACTCGTCCTGAGTTTCTTTCAGCATTCAATGCCGGAACATCATCGTAAAGTCCAAGAGAGGTTTAAGGACAACCTTGAGTGGAAACATGTGTTAGATTTTCTTCGCTCTACATTTATCCCTTCATCCCAAGAAGAAGCATCTAAAAGTGAAGATCTTCGATTGGTCCAACCTGTCGAGAAGCTCCTTGCATCTGGGATCAAGTTCGAGCAAAGCAGTACTGCTTCTGAGAGCTTCTTGGACATCAAATTTAAACCTCGTGGAGTTCTTGAAATCCCACGTTTGGTAACAGATGATTTCATAAGCTCATTCTTGCTAAACTGTGTAGCATTTGAACAATGTTTCAAACTTCATTCGACCCACTTTACATCGTACGTTATTTTCATGGGTTGCCTCATCAACACCGCTTCCGATGCAGGATACTTGCGGGATCATGGAATTATTGAGAATTATTTCGGAACAGACGATGAAGTTGTGAAATACTTCAATGAGGTAGGCAAAGATGTCCTTTTCAGTGTGAAAAGGAGTTATCTAGCAAAGGTGTTTGAAGAAGTGAATAAATATTACAAGAACACTTGGCATGTTAGATGGGCAGAATTCAAGTATACTTATTTTGGTAGTCCATGGATATTCATTTCTGCTTTAGCTGCTTTCATTCTCCTTCTTCTCAC
- the LOC110626191 gene encoding UPF0481 protein At3g47200, which yields MSNPTTNHNPATGGDSAHVIIIPEASHNNWLTSMQESVKEPPKSLNMTAGRSSCSIFRVPQSLKKIHPEAFEPRIVSIGPYHQGEPHLKMIDEHKQRFLGAVLARTQKFNVGLDQFFKDLAIKENKIRESYSENIDCSSHELIEMMILDGCFVIQLLCIVGRLVETDSNDPLLILPWILYSLSRDLLLLENQIPFFVLEILFDLSKPPDSKNYPTFTELVLQFFDYTIPRPRDEIPDKSRKLSGEHLLGLFRSSFIPLSSQELAAAKTDKNHLQLIQPVENLRAAGIKLKQRKNAKSFLDIKFRTTKTSGLLEIPTLSPGYVTNTFLLNCVTFEQSYRQYFSAHFTSYVIFMGCLINTIQDAGYLRDKRIIENYFGTDEDVVKFFNKVGKDMNFDISQSYLANVFVDVNEYCRNGWHVTLAKYLYTYFDAPWSCTSAIAALFLLIVTFIQGFFAVYAYAKPPS from the coding sequence ATGTCGAATCCCACCACCAACCATAACCCAGCAACAGGAGGAGACTCTGCGCATGTGATCATCATCCCTGAGGCGTCACACAATAATTGGTTAACATCAATGCAAGAAAGTGTGAAGGAACCACCCAAGTCTCTGAACATGACAGCTGGTCGGAGTTCTTGTTCCATCTTTCGAGTGCCTCAAAGCCTCAAGAAAATTCACCCCGAAGCCTTTGAACCTCGAATAGTTTCCATTGGACCCTACCATCAAGGGGAGCCTCACTTGAAAATGATCGACGAACACAAACAGCGATTTCTCGGTGCTGTTCTTGCTCGAACACAAAAGTTCAACGTTGGTCTCGATCAATTCTTCAAGGACTTGGCAATCAAGGAGAACAAGATACGAGAGAGTTATTCAGAGAATATTGATTGCAGCAGCCATGAGCTAATCGAAATGATGATACTTGATGGCTGTTTCGTTATCCAGCTCCTCTGCATAGTAGGAAGGTTAGTCGAAACTGATTCCAATGATCCTCTACTCATTTTGCCATGGATATTATATTCTCTATCGAGAGATCTTCTCTTGCTAGAGAATCAAATTCCTTTCTTTgttcttgaaattttatttgatttatcaAAACCTCCGGATTCAAAAAATTATCCCACCTTCACAGAACTTGTCCTGCAATTCTTTGATTACACAATACCTAGACCTCGGGATGAAATCCCAGATAAGTCTAGGAAACTGAGTGGGGAGCATTTACTAGGTCTGTTTCGCTCATCTTTCATCCCATTATCATCCCAAGAACTTGCAGCTGCTAAAACTGACAAGAACCATCTTCAGCTGATCCAACCTGTGGAGAATCTCCGAGCAGCTGGAATCAAGTTGAAGCAAAGGAAAAATGCGAAAAGCTTCTTGGACATTAAATTTAGAACTACAAAAACTAGTGGGTTGCTGGAAATCCCAACTTTAAGTCCAGGTTATGTCACCAACACTTTCTTACTGAACTGCGTCACATTTGAACAATCCTATCGGCAATATTTCTCTGCCCACTTCACATCGTATGTTATTTTCATGGGCTGCCTCATCAACACGATTCAAGATGCTGGATACTTGCGGGACAAACGTATTATTGAGAATTATTTTGGAACTGACGAAGATGTTGTTAAATTTTTCAATAAGGTTGGCAAAGATATGAACTTTGATATCTCACAGAGTTATCTAGCAAATGTGTTCGTGGATGTGAACGAGTATTGCAGAAATGGTTGGCATGTTACGTTGGCAAAATACTTGTATACTTACTTCGATGCTCCATGGTCATGCACGTCTGCTATTGCTGCTTTGTTTCTCCTTATTGTGACATTTATTCAAGGTTTCTTTGCTGTCTATGCATATGCCAAACCTCCTAGTTAA
- the LOC110627141 gene encoding dehydration-responsive element-binding protein 1F: MVSEIASSSSPSSTQKPVSVVKKRKAGRTKFKETRHPVYRGVRRRNGNKWVCEVREPNMKSSRIWLGTFPTPEMAARAHDVAALAFRGEFAALNFIDSASILPRAKSSSARDIKRAVLDFVEAFNRPSVPSSSSSSSSSGCFNPCISTSDDFPGEKRQENEANAAAATLFLDEEALFNMPVLLDSLAEGLILTPPSIGKEFDWDEIASAVDMTLWTI; the protein is encoded by the coding sequence ATGGTCTCTGAGATTGCTTCATCATCTTCCCCATCTTCAACCCAGAAGCCTGTGTCAGTTGTGAAGAAGAGAAAAGCAGGGAGGACTAAGTTTAAGGAGACGAGGCACCCAGTTTACAGAGGGGTTCGAAGAAGAAATGGGAATAAATGGGTATGTGAAGTGCGAGAACCCAACATGAAATCATCAAGAATATGGCTCGGAACCTTTCCTACTCCTGAAATGGCTGCTAGGGCTCATGATGTTGCTGCTTTGGCTTTTAGAGGAGAGTTTGCTGCTCTTAACTTCATAGATTCTGCTTCGATACTTCCACGAGCAAAGTCTTCTTCTGCTAGAGATATTAAAAGGGCTGTTCTTGATTTTGTTGAGGCCTTTAACAGGCCGAGTGtgccatcatcatcatcatcttcttcttcgtcCGGGTGTTTTAATCCATGCATATCCACGAGCGATGATTTTCCCGGCGAGAAGAGACAAGAAAATGAAGCAAATGCTGCTGCAGCTACACTATTCTTGGACGAGGAGGCGTTATTTAATATGCCAGTTTTGCTTGATAGCTTGGCTGAGGGCTTGATTCTTACTCCGCCATCTATCGGAAAAGAGTTTGATTGGGATGAAATAGCCTCTGCTGTGGACATGACTTTATGGACAATTTAA